The Equus asinus isolate D_3611 breed Donkey chromosome 22, EquAss-T2T_v2, whole genome shotgun sequence genome has a segment encoding these proteins:
- the KRT1 gene encoding keratin, type II cytoskeletal 1, with protein MSRNFSSRSGRRIGGGFSSGSAGVVSFQRRTTSSSVCRGGGGGGGFSGGRYGAGCAGGGFGSRSLVNLGGNKSISISVARGGGRSSFGGGYGGGGFGVGGYGGGGFGGGGFGSGGFGGGGFGGGGFGGGFGSGGFGGGFGSGGGFGGGGFRGGFGPVCPPGGIQEVTINQSLLQPLNVEIDPEIQRVKSQEREQIKTLNNQFASFIDKVRFLEQQNQVLQTKWELLQQVDTPTRTQSLEPIFEAYISSLRRQVDQLKSDQSRMDSELKNMQDLVEDYRNKYEEEINKRTNAENEFVTIKKDVDAAYITKVDLQAKVDNLRQEIEFLRILYQEELSQLQTHISDTNVILSMDNNRHLDLDSIIAEVRAQYEDIAQKSKAEAEALYQSKYEELQITAGSHGDSLKSSKMEISELNRVIQRLRSEIDSVKKQIAALQQSITEAEQRGENALKDAQNKLNELEDALQRAKEDLARLLRDYQELMSTKLALDVEIATYRTLLEGEESRMSGECAPNVSVSVSTSHTSISGGGVRGGGGFSSGGGGSYSSGGGSYSSGGGGGGFGSGGSSRGHRGGSGGGGGSSGGWGSGGGGSGGSFSSSGGRGVSSGGSKSSGGSSSVKFVSSSYSRGSR; from the exons ATGAGCCGAAACTTTAGTTCCAGGTCTGGCCGCCGGATTGGAGGGGGCTTCAGCTCTGGCTCTGCTGGGGTGGTCAGCTTCCAGCGCAGGACCACTAGCAGCTCTGTGTGCCGTGgtgggggaggtggtgggggaTTTTCAGGGGGAAGATATGGTGCTGGCTGTGCTGGCGGTGGTTTTGGAAGTCGGAGTCTTGTTAACCTCGGTGGCAATAAGAGCATCTCCATAAGTGTGGCTAGAGGAGGTGGACGTAGTAGTTTTGGTGGTGGTTATGGCGGTGGTGGCTTTGGGGTTGGTGGCTATGGTGGTGGTGGCTTTGGGGGTGGTGGCTTTGGCAGTGGTGGCTTTGGGGGTGGTGGCTTTGGCGGTGGTGGCTTTGGGGGTGGTTTTGGCAGTGGCGGTTTTGGGGGTGGCTTTGGCAGTGGAGGTGGTTTTGGTGGAGGTGGTTTTCGGGGTGGTTTTGGGCCTGTCTGCCCCCCTGGTGGCATACAGGAAGTCACCATCAATCAGAGCCTTCTGCAACCACTCAACGTGGAGATTGATCCTGAGATCCAAAGAGTAAAGTCTCAAGAAAGGGAGCAAATTAAGACCCTCAACAACCAATTTGCCTCCTTTATTGACAAG GTGCGGTTCCTGGAGCAGCAGAACCAGGTGCTGCAGACAAAATGGGAGCTGCTGCAGCAGGTGGACACCCCTACGAGAACCCAGAGCCTAGAACCCATTTTTGAGGCGTATATCAGCAGTCTTAGACGGCAAGTGGACCAGCTGAAGAGTGACCAATCTCGGATGGATTCAGAACTGAAGAACATGCAAGACCTGGTGGAAGATTACCGGAACAA GTACGAGGAAGAGATCAACAAGCGGACAAATGCAGAGAATGAATTTGTGACCATCAAGAAG GACGTGGATGCTGCTTATATAACCAAGGTGGACCTGCAGGCCAAAGTTGACAACTTGCGTCAGGAAATTGAGTTCCTCAGAATACTCTACCAAGAG GAGCTGTCTCAGTTGCAGACACACATCAGTGACACTAATGTCATCCTGTCCATGGACAACAACCGGCACCTGGACCTGGACAGCATTATCGCTGAGGTCCGTGCCCAGTATGAGGACATCGCCCAGAAGAGCAAGGCGGAGGCTGAGGCGCTGTACCAGAGCAAG TATGAAGAGCTCCAGATCACTGCTGGCAGCCATGGGGACAGTTTGAAAAGTTCAAAGATGGAGATTTCTGAGCTGAATCGGGTGATCCAGAGACTTAGATCTGAAATTGACAGCGTCAAGAAGCAG ATCGCTGCGCTGCAGCAGTCCATCACTGAAGCTGAGCAGCGTGGGGAGAACGCCCTCAAAGACGCCCAGAACAAGCTGAACGAGCTGGAGGATGCCCTGCAGAGGGCCAAGGAGGACCTGGCCCGGCTGCTGCGTGACTACCAGGAGCTGATGAGCACCAAGCTGGCCCTGGATGTGGAGATTGCCACCTACAGGACCCtcttggaaggagaggagagcag GATGTCTGGAGAGTGCGCCCCGAATGTGAGCGTGT CTGTGAGCACCAGCCACACGAGCATCAGTGGAGGAGGAGTCCGAGGAGGCGGTGGTTTCAGCTCTGGCGGCGGAGGGAGCTACAGCTCTGGAGGAGGCAGTTACAGCTCTGGAGGCGGCGGTGGTGGCTTCGGCTCCGGAGGCAGCAGTAGGGGCCACAGAGGCGGCTCTGGAGGTGGAGGCGGCAGCTCTGGCGGCTGGGGTTCTGGTGGCGGCGGCTCTGGAGGCAGCTTCAGCTCGTCCGGAGGCCGGGGAGTCAGCTCTGGGGGCAGCAAGTCCTCTGGTGGCAGTTCCAGCGTGAAATTTGTTTCCAGCAGCTACTCCAGAGGGAGCAGATAA